From one Rhodamnia argentea isolate NSW1041297 chromosome 1, ASM2092103v1, whole genome shotgun sequence genomic stretch:
- the LOC115738954 gene encoding putative ABC transporter C family member 15: MAIPMGSISPGVLGPVNLYIALALVNVAFAFALVAWVLIHTLKQRRSGGGGGGGGGDAELIHSDRAKRKLRVSSMVILVCSVVISMTYVGFCVYRYWVHRIVDDDTVSWAVSWIFAFFVSCYARNTILEGGRSNWPLVLILWWVYYTVFCSLSVSSYLVFLLRKSKEQPPLLPQTNTVELVSLPFSLVISVSVAVISCTVEPGRSRHLNKPLLQKESESLCTDLEGFDNAGFWSRLTFQWLNPLFCAGRKQKLELGHIPRVSLSERAEHASSLFEESLRKQKFGPCPLPKAISFAIWRSLAKNGVLAGINTMASYTGPFLITSFVNFLSYKREDTSYRFGLVLAFIFFSSKTIESLTHRQWYFGAQKIGIRVRAGLMALIYRKCQSIKYAGLSNGKIVNLINVDVERIGDFCSYVHGIWLLPVQVFLALVILYINLGAAPSIAALSSTVIVMVSNTPLAKMQERHHSKIMEAKDARMKVTSETLKSMRVLKLHSWELTFLKKILRLRETERSALTKYLYICSAVAFLFWTSPTLVSVATFGVCVILKIPLSAGTVLSALATFRILQEPIYNLPELVSMIAQTKVAIDRVQEFLEEEDHKKLLAYQSMNPSDVAVEIEAGEYAWGSGDQTLIKPTVKISETIKIMEGFKVAVCGSVGSGKTSLLCSMLGEIPRTSGAAIRINGTKAYVPQSAWIQTGTVRENILFGRKLNSAFYENVVESCAMKQDIEMWSDGDLTVVGERGMNLSGGQKQRIQLARAVYSDSDVYFLDDPFSAVDAHTGTHLYKKCLLQMLSGKTVIYSTHQLEFLDAADLVLVMKDGCIIQSGKYEDLIADPEGELVRQLSAHRRSLNQVNPAQEDRTSTTKPHQASQIEVMEENIEDHVKNRKLAKKTQDEESETGRVKWSVYSIFVTYAYKGALVPVILLCQVLFQGLQMASNYWIAWATEDDLRISREKLIGVFILLSGASSIFILGRALLLATIAIKTAQHLFHDMISSVFHAPISFFESTPSSRILDRSSTDQSRVDTDIPYRLAGLVFALIQLLSVIVLMSQVAWQIFVLFLLILAISMWYQAYYITTARELARMVGIRKAPILHHFSESVTGVAVVRCFNQEDRFFRRCLSLINNYSCIVFHNSSCMEWLSVRINFLFNLGFFIVLVVLVSLPRSVVDPSLAGLVATYGLNLNVLQAWVIWNLCNVENKMISVERILQFTNIASEAPLVIDDSRPTPEWPYEGKIELQDLSIRYAPSLPVILKEITCTFPGDKKIGIVGRTGSGKSTLIQSLFRVVEPSGGRILIDGVDICTIGLQDLRSRLSIIPQDPTLFQGNIRTNLDPLEEHSDQEIWEVLNKCHLAELVRQDPRLLDAPVAEDGENWSVGQRQLACLARVLLKKRRILVLDEATASIDTATDNLVQRTIREETGNCTVITVAHRIPTVIDNDLVLVLDDGKIVEYDSPKLLLENKFSSFSKLAAEFVRRSSSDSCHGDLSRGR; encoded by the exons ATGGCCATTCCAATGGGAAGCATCTCACCCGGAGTCTTGGGACCTGTCAACTTGTATATAGCACTTGCACTGGTGAATGTAGCGTTTGCGTTCGCTTTGGTGGCATGGGTTCTGATTCACACTTTGAAGCAGAGAAGAtccggtggcggtggcggtggcggtggtggtgatgcGGAGCTAATCCACAGTGACAGAGCAAAGAGAAAACTCAGAGTCTCTTCAATGGTGATTCTGGTTTGCAGTGTCGTAATCTCCATGACATACGTTGGCTTCTGTGTTTATCGTTATTGGGTCCACAGAATTGTGGATGATGACACTGTCTCTTGGGCTGTCTCTTGGATTTTCGCATTTTTCGTTTCATGTTATGCTAGGAACACAATTCTCGAAGGAGGCAGAAGCAACTGGCCCCTTGTTCTAATTCTTTGGTGGGTCTATTACACTGTTTTCTGTTCACTTTCTGTCTCTTCTTACTTGGTGTTCCTACTGAGAAAATCCAAGGAACAGCCTCCTCTTCTCCCACAAACCAATACTGTTGAGTTAGTGTCCCTCCCCTTTTCGCTAGTGATTTCTGTTAGTGTTGCGGTCATTAGTTGCACCGTTGAGCCTGGTAGGAGTCGTCATCTCAACAAACCATTGCTTCAGAAAGAGTCAGAGAGTCTGTGTACAGATTTGGAAGGCTTCGACAATGCCGGGTTTTGGAGCCGACTAACATTTCAATGGCTGAACCCCCTTTTCTGTGCGGGTCGAAAGCAAAAGCTTGAATTAGGCCATATCCCTCGGGTTTCACTGTCTGAAAGAGCAGAACATGCTTCATCGTTGTTCGAGGAATCGCTGAGGAAACAAAAGTTTGGACCTTGTCCGTTGCCGAAAGCAATCAGCTTTGCTATATGGAGATCGCTGGCCAAAAATGGAGTACTGGCAG GAATTAATACGATGGCTTCATATACGGGGCCTTTCTTGATCACAAGCTTTGTGAATTTCTTGTCCTACAAGCGCGAAGATACAAGCTACCGCTTTGGACTGGTTCTTgcattcatcttcttttcttcaaagACTATCGAGTCGCTAACTCATAGGCAGTGGTATTTTGGTGCTCAGAAAATCGGCATACGGGTTAGAGCCGGCCTTATGGCATTGATTTATAGGAAGTGTCAATCCATCAAGTATGCCGGTCTAAGCAATGGGAAGATTgtaaatttgatcaatgtggATGTTGAGAGAATCGGGGATTTCTGCTCATACGTTCATGGGATTTGGTTGCTTCCGGTTCAAGTATTTTTGGCCCTAGTCATTCTGTACATAAATCTCGGCGCTGCCCCCTCAATTGCTGCTCTCTCTTCCACAGTTATTGTAATGGTTAGCAACACGCCGTTAGCGAAGATGCAAGAGAGGCATCACTCGAAGATCATGGAAGCTAAGGATGCTAGAATGAAAGTGACCTCTGAGACTCTAAAGAGCATGAGAGTCCTTAAACTGCACTCTTGGGAACTGACATTCTTGAAGAAGATTCTCCGACtccgagagacagagagaagtgCACTGACGAAATACCTCTACATATGCTCGGCGGTGGCTTTTCTATTCTGGACTTCGCCAACTCTGGTTTCGGTGGCTACTTTCGGCGTTTGTGTTATCTTGAAAATACCATTATCAGCAGGTACAGTTCTTTCAGCGTTGGCGACATTCAGGATTTTGCAGGAGCCAATCTATAACTTGCCCGAGCTCGTTTCCATGATTGCGCAAACTAAGGTCGCCATTGATCGTGTCCAAGAGTTCCTTGAAGAAGAGGATCACAAGAAGTTATTGGCATATCAATCTATGAATCCATCTGATGTTGCTGTCGAGATTGAGGCTGGTGAATATGCTTGGGGTTCAGGCGATCAAACTTTGATAAAACCTACAGTGAAAATCTCAGAGACGATTAAAATAATGGAAGGTTTCAAGGTTGCTGTTTGCGGGTCGGTTGGGTCCGGTAAAACGAGCTTGTTGTGTAGTATGCTTGGCGAGATTCCTAGGACATCTGGGGCAGCTATAAGGATCAATGGAACAAAAGCATACGTACCACAAAGTGCTTGGATTCAAACCGGAACTGTGAGAGAGAACATCTTGTTTGGCAGGAAATTGAACTCCGCCTTCTATGAGAATGTCGTGGAAAGTTGCGCCATGAAACAGGACATCGAGATGTGGAGTGATGGAGATTTGACTGTGGTTGGCGAAAGAGGGATGAACTTGAGCGGGGGACAAAAGCAGAGGATTCAATTAGCAAGGGCAGTCTACAGTGATTCCGATGTTTATTTTCTGGATGACCCTTTTAGTGCTGTCGACGCGCACACTGGGACTCATCTGTATAAG AAATGTCTTCTGCAAATGCTGTCTGGGAAGACTGTCATTTATTCTACCCATCAATTGGAGTTTTTAGATGCCGCTGACCTTGTTCTT GTCATGAAAGATGGATGCATAATTCAGTCAGGGAAATATGAAGATCTTATTGCGGATCCGGAGGGCGAACTTGTTAGGCAATTGTCTGCTCATAGACGATCTTTAAATCAAGTGAACCCAGCCCAAGAAGACAGGACATCAACCACCAAGCCACACCAAGCAAGCCAAATAGAAGTCATGGAAGAAAACATTGAGGATCACGTGAAAAACAGAAAGCTTGCGAAGAAAACACAAGACGAAGAATCGGAAACTGGCCGTGTGAAATGGAGCGTTTACTCGATCTTTGTGACTTATGCTTATAAGGGTGCACTGGTCCCAGTTATTCTTCTTTGCCAAGTTCTCTTTCAAGGGTTACAGATGGCGAGCAATTATTGGATTGCTTGGGCGACCGAGGATGATCTCAGGATCAGCAGAGAAAAGCTGATCGGAGTATTCATCTTGTTGTCTGGCGCGAGTTCAATCTTTATTCTCGGACGGGCACTTCTGTTGGCAACTATTGCCATCAAAACTGCTCAACATCTCTTCCATGATATGATTTCTTCAGTCTTCCACGCACCCATCTCGTTCTTTGAGTCCACGCCTTCAAGCCGAATCCTCGATCGG TCTTCCACGGATCAAAGCAGAGTGGACACAGACATTCCCTACCGATTAGCAGGGCTGGTGTTTGCTCTAATTCAGTTGTTAAGTGTAATCGTCCTAATGTCCCAGGTGGCATGGcaaatttttgttctcttccttTTGATCCTTGCTATCTCCATGTGGTATCAG GCTTATTACATCACCACGGCCAGAGAACTGGCCAGGATGGTTGGGATACGGAAGGCTCCAATTCTTCATCACTTCTCGGAATCAGTGACAGGGGTGGCAGTAGTTCGTTGTTTCAACCAGGAAGATCGTTTCTTTAGGAGGTGTCTTAGCTTGATCAACAATTACTCTTGTATAGTCTTCCATAACAGCAGCTGTATGGAATGGCTCTCCGTTCGGATAAACTTCCTCTTCAATCTTGGTTTCTTCATTGTGCTGGTTGTCTTGGTGAGCCTTCCTAGGTCGGTCGTGGATCCTA GCTTGGCTGGGCTAGTGGCGACATATGGTTTGAACCTTAACGTGCTCCAAGCGTGGGTGATATGGAATCTGTGCAATGTTGAGAACAAAATGATCTCGGTCGAGAGAATTCTTCAATTTACCAACATAGCGAGTGAAGCTCCCTTGGTGATTGACGATTCCAGGCCGACCCCTGAATGGCCATATGAAGGAAAAATCGAGCTTCAAGACCTCAGCATCCGGTATGCTCCCTCTCTCCCAGTGATCCTCAAGGAGATCACCTGCACGTTCCCCGGAGACAAAAAGATCGGAATCGTTGGGCGAACGGGCAGTGGAAAGTCCACTCTCATCCAATCGCTTTTCAGGGTGGTTGAACCCTCCGGAGGGCGGATACTTATTGACGGGGTGGACATCTGCACAATTGGTCTACAGGACTTGAGGTCGCGGCTGAGTATCATTCCTCAGGATCCTACGCTATTTCAGGGTAACATTAGGACAAACTTGGATCCTCTGGAAGAGCATTCAGACCAAGAAATCTGGGAG GTTCTTAACAAATGTCACCTGGCAGAGCTGGTAAGACAGGATCCAAGGCTTCTTGATGCACCAG TTGCTGAGGACGGTGAAAACTGGAGCGTCGGGCAAAGACAACTGGCTTGCCTTGCTAGGGTGCttttgaagaagagaaggatcTTGGTTTTGGATGAGGCAACGGCTTCGATTGACACGGCAACTGATAACCTGGTTCAGAGGACTATCAGGGAAGAGACGGGTAATTGCACCGTCATAACCGTTGCTCACCGGATTCCCACTGTCATCGACAATGACTTGGTTTTGGTTCTCGATGACG GCAAGATAGTCGAGTACGATTCGCCAAAGCTCTTGCTAGAGAACAAGTTCTCTTCATTCTCAAAGTTAGCAGCCGAGTTTGTCAGGAGATCATCCAGTGACAGCTGCCATGGGGATTTATCTCGAGGAAGGTAA
- the LOC115738966 gene encoding uncharacterized protein LOC115738966: MASSTASRWIRPEVYPLFAAVGVAVGICGMQLVRNICTNPEVRVTKENRAAGVLDNFAEGEKYSQHAVRKFVRNRSSQIMPSINKFFSDPN, from the exons ATGGCTTCTTCAACCGCTAGCAGATGGATCAGGCCCGAG GTTTACCCTCTTTTTGCGGCTGTCGGCGTAGCGGTCGGCATCTGCGGGATGCAACTCGTAAGAAACATCTGCACCAACCCTGAAGTCAG AGTTACCAAAGAGAACAGAGCCGCCGGGGTGCTCGATAACTTTGCAGAGGGCGAGAAGTACTCGCAGCATGCTGTCAGGAAGTTCGTCCGCAACAGATCCTCGCAGATCATGCCATCCATCAACAAGTTCTTCTCCGATCCCAACTAA